The nucleotide window CACGGCTCGCACGAGGCCCTGCTCGACAGCTACCAGTCGGAGCGGCGCGCCGTCGTCGCCGCCCGACTGCGCGCCGCCGACCAGGCACTCCCCCTGCTGCGCGGCGGCAAGGGCCTGCGCTCGTACGTCCCCGGCTCGTCCCGGGGCCATGACGCACTGCTCTCCGACGGCCACCTGGGGCGCGGCGCTCTGGGCGCGCCGGGGGCGTACACCAACTCCCCCCTCATGCCTCCCCGCGCCGACTCGGAGGCGCCGGTCGACACCCTGCCCGGCGCCCAGGTCGTCGACGTACGGGTCACCGCCGAGGACGGCTCCTTCGTGCAGCTACGGGACCGTCTCGGCCGTGGGGCACTGCTGGTGGTGCTGATCGCGCCGGGCACGGGGGTCTGGGAGCGCAAGCACTGGGTGAGCGCGGGCCTCATGCCCCGGCTCGCGGCCGCCGTCTCCGCCCTGCCCCACACCGCCGAACTCCTGGTGGCCGAGACCTACCCGGGCGCCGCCGCCCACAACGTTCTCCTCATCCGCCCCGACGGCCACCTCGTCACCGCCCTGACCGGCGTCCGCCCGGCCGACCTGTACGCGGCGGCGGAGGCGACACTGGGCGGAGCCGAGCAGCAGCCGGTGACGACGGAAGCCACCGCGACCTCGCGATGAGTGCCGGGAACCCTTGACGTCCCCTCGCCGGATCAGCCGACCGTCACTGTGTGTCCACATAGTGACGGTCGGTTGACCGGTCCGCGAGACCGTGGTCTACTCCGGATCGTGACCGACACCTCTACGCGCCTGTGGCGGAGGGTCCATATGGACCTCGTCCGCTACGCGGGCTGCGTGTGTCGTCCGTCCTGCTGAATTCGCATCCCCCTTTTTCTGCGCGCCGCGCCGCCTCCGAGCCGCCGCGCGCTCCCACGCGAACGCACTTCAGGACGGTACCCGTGTCTGTGTCCCCCGCTGTCTCTTCCGCCCCGGCCGCCTCGACGTCGCCCGTCGCCGCCCCCACACAGGCCGACCTCCTCGACTTCGTCCGCCGGACGGCCGCCGACGCCGAGGTGATCGCCTCGCTCCCGCTCGACCCCGAGGGCCGTACCTGGGTACGGCTCGAGGGCCCCGGCGGCAGTGAGGCCTGGCTCATCGGCTGGCCGCCCGGCACCGGAACCGGCTGGCACGACCACGCCGACTCGGTGGGCGCCTTCGTCACGGCCTCCGGCGAACTCAAGGAGAACTCCCTCGCCGCCCGCCTCCCCACGGACGGCTGGAAGACCCTCGAACTCGCCGACGGCGTCGACCGTGAGCGTCGCCTGCCCGCCGGCAAGGGCCGCGCCTTCGGACAGCACCACGTGCACGAGGTGTTCAACGAGTCCACCGAGGAACACGCGATCTCCGTCCACGCCTACTACCCACCGCTGCCCCGCATCCGCCGCTACAGCCGTACGGGCCAGGTGCTGCACCTGGAGCACGTGGAGCGTCCGGACGACTGGCAGTGAGCGCGGTCCGGAACGAGCCGGGCCTACCGAGCGACCCGAGCGGCCGGTGAGCATCGACGAGTCGCTGGAGCGGGTCCGCGCGGACCTGGACCGTATGGAGCCGAAGGAGGCCCACGACGCCGCGC belongs to Streptomyces graminofaciens and includes:
- a CDS encoding cysteine dioxygenase, encoding MSVSPAVSSAPAASTSPVAAPTQADLLDFVRRTAADAEVIASLPLDPEGRTWVRLEGPGGSEAWLIGWPPGTGTGWHDHADSVGAFVTASGELKENSLAARLPTDGWKTLELADGVDRERRLPAGKGRAFGQHHVHEVFNESTEEHAISVHAYYPPLPRIRRYSRTGQVLHLEHVERPDDWQ